From Candidatus Neomarinimicrobiota bacterium, the proteins below share one genomic window:
- a CDS encoding zinc-dependent alcohol dehydrogenase family protein has protein sequence MMKAIQFNGKSLNPIERDLRDPRSHEVLLRVQACGICGTDIKILKGESEASPPVILGHEFCGIVEETGTQVTSVKPGDSISVDPNIACGQCRFCRKGKVHLCENLTALGVNIDGGFATHCFVPESQCYHIPPDLPPEQAALMEPLSCALYGFQKAEIHSGDAVVVVGGGMIGLLMLKLVMLSPARMVLLVEPDESRRNSGISLGADAAFNPHDLRLQEKIRTLTRGGADCVIECVGNIQAVKTAYSLLNRGGHLILFGVPHPEESFALYPYELFKNDIRISGSFLNPETFQVAIDLVQSKKITLDDIEIKTFSLGEIKQAIENQTEHKSLKTVVTMKP, from the coding sequence ATGATGAAAGCCATACAATTTAACGGAAAGAGCCTGAATCCCATTGAGCGGGATCTTCGGGATCCCAGAAGCCATGAGGTTTTGCTTCGGGTCCAGGCCTGTGGAATTTGCGGGACGGATATCAAAATCCTGAAGGGTGAATCTGAAGCCAGTCCCCCCGTAATTCTGGGGCATGAATTCTGCGGTATTGTTGAAGAGACGGGCACACAGGTCACCTCTGTCAAACCTGGTGATTCTATCAGTGTGGATCCCAATATTGCATGCGGACAATGCCGCTTCTGCAGGAAAGGAAAGGTCCATCTCTGCGAAAATCTGACAGCTCTGGGTGTGAACATTGACGGCGGATTTGCCACACACTGCTTCGTTCCTGAAAGCCAGTGTTACCATATCCCACCGGATTTGCCCCCTGAGCAGGCAGCTTTGATGGAGCCCCTCTCCTGTGCACTCTATGGTTTTCAAAAAGCAGAGATTCATTCCGGAGATGCCGTAGTTGTTGTAGGCGGCGGAATGATTGGGCTTCTTATGCTGAAACTTGTCATGCTTTCTCCGGCACGCATGGTTCTTCTGGTGGAACCCGATGAAAGCAGGAGAAATTCCGGGATATCACTTGGGGCGGACGCGGCTTTCAACCCTCATGACCTTCGTCTTCAGGAAAAAATCCGCACATTAACCCGGGGCGGAGCTGATTGTGTGATAGAATGCGTGGGAAACATCCAGGCTGTTAAAACGGCATATTCCCTCTTAAACCGTGGAGGACATTTAATCCTGTTTGGTGTTCCACATCCTGAAGAATCTTTTGCCTTATATCCGTATGAACTCTTTAAAAATGATATCCGGATCAGCGGCTCATTTCTTAATCCGGAAACGTTTCAAGTCGCCATCGATTTGGTACAATCGAAAAAGATCACATTAGATGATATTGAAATAAAAACATTCTCACTGGGGGAGATTAAACAAGCCATCGAGAATCAAACCGAACACAAAAGCCTGAAAACCGTTGTAACCATGAAACCGTAA